A genomic region of Roseofilum capinflatum BLCC-M114 contains the following coding sequences:
- a CDS encoding ABC transporter ATP-binding protein produces MNKISSREFVFSYLKKYPLPVIGNIVLGFSGAIFNGINTALIIPVVLQIVGQEVQLAGAPPALKLIFSPFESIPERYRLVVMLTAIVLTIVLKEGVNYLRSIVAAAYKRRITNSMKIDILSTLLETDIDFYSKNKLGDITKRLGSDTGQTTTAVNSYIDLTIQLVTSFVFLYFLISLSWQLTLISTLVIVLVAVVNQGVIKRSKRLGREVSNRQRTYSIKVLEVLGGIRLVKSVGNEQQEFGLIKKMMLDLENFNFLAQSNTSLIKPISEITNIFTVISILLVGRTFFASQLESLSAILLTYLFILFRMMPVVNSINNVRNTLAKASASIDFAYDIWRRDNKPIMTQGIVPFNGFKEKIHFKEISFAYPGHSNLVIKKADLVLPRGKSLALVGSSGAGKSTFADLLPRFYDPTEGSILIDGRDIREFELRSLRKSMGIVSQTTFLFNDTVRNNIIYARPDATEDELITAAKQANAYDFIMELPRQWETEVGDRGVMLSGGQRQRLAIARALLQDPDILILDEATSALDTVSERIVQEAIDHLSRDRTTLVIAHRLSTIQNADQIAVLDKGEVMEIGTHQELLEKEGLYHRLHSMQFSETQEAESTGQTRVDYETLSKASYEARTQLNSMIGSLRLLADEIVDTPEEQLELTEEAYRSAINLLRTFEIFENKLR; encoded by the coding sequence ATGAACAAAATATCCTCTAGAGAATTTGTATTTTCTTACTTAAAAAAATATCCTCTGCCGGTCATCGGAAACATTGTACTGGGATTTTCTGGAGCCATCTTCAATGGGATCAATACGGCCTTGATTATTCCAGTCGTTCTGCAAATTGTGGGACAAGAGGTTCAACTTGCAGGTGCGCCTCCTGCCCTAAAATTGATTTTTTCCCCTTTTGAAAGTATACCTGAACGGTATCGACTAGTAGTGATGCTAACAGCCATTGTATTAACAATTGTGCTGAAGGAAGGGGTTAATTATTTGCGGAGTATTGTAGCAGCCGCCTATAAACGAAGAATTACAAATAGTATGAAGATTGATATTCTGTCAACTCTTCTGGAAACGGACATTGATTTTTATAGTAAAAATAAGTTAGGTGATATTACTAAACGTTTAGGGAGTGATACAGGACAAACAACAACAGCCGTAAATTCTTATATAGATTTGACTATTCAGTTGGTTACATCTTTTGTTTTTCTGTATTTTTTAATTTCCTTGTCTTGGCAACTGACGCTTATCTCTACCCTAGTGATTGTTTTAGTGGCTGTGGTTAACCAAGGGGTAATCAAACGGTCTAAGCGGTTGGGAAGAGAAGTATCTAATCGGCAAAGAACATACTCGATTAAGGTATTGGAAGTTTTGGGAGGAATTCGATTAGTCAAGTCAGTGGGGAATGAGCAGCAAGAGTTTGGTTTGATTAAGAAAATGATGCTTGATCTGGAGAATTTTAATTTCTTAGCGCAAAGCAATACTTCCTTGATTAAGCCTATCAGTGAAATCACCAATATTTTTACGGTGATTTCCATTTTATTAGTGGGTCGTACTTTTTTTGCGAGCCAACTAGAAAGCTTATCGGCCATTTTGCTCACTTACCTATTTATCTTGTTTCGGATGATGCCAGTGGTGAATTCAATTAATAATGTGCGAAATACTCTGGCTAAAGCCTCAGCAAGTATAGATTTTGCCTATGACATCTGGCGGCGAGATAATAAGCCAATTATGACTCAAGGGATTGTTCCGTTTAATGGGTTTAAGGAGAAGATTCATTTTAAGGAGATATCTTTTGCATATCCCGGTCATAGTAATTTGGTAATTAAAAAGGCTGATTTGGTGTTACCGAGAGGGAAGAGTTTGGCGTTGGTGGGTTCGTCAGGAGCGGGAAAATCAACGTTTGCGGATTTGTTGCCTCGGTTTTACGATCCAACGGAGGGTTCTATTCTGATCGATGGCCGGGATATTCGCGAGTTTGAGCTGCGAAGTTTGCGAAAATCTATGGGCATTGTCAGTCAAACGACGTTTCTGTTTAATGATACGGTGAGGAATAATATTATTTATGCTCGTCCAGATGCGACGGAGGATGAGTTGATAACGGCAGCGAAACAGGCGAATGCTTATGATTTTATTATGGAGTTGCCGAGACAATGGGAAACGGAAGTGGGCGATCGCGGGGTGATGCTTTCTGGAGGACAGCGCCAACGGTTGGCGATCGCCAGAGCTTTGCTGCAAGATCCGGATATCTTGATCTTAGACGAAGCCACCAGTGCGCTCGATACGGTGTCTGAACGTATCGTGCAGGAGGCGATCGATCATCTCAGTCGCGATCGGACCACCCTAGTCATTGCTCACCGTCTGTCCACTATTCAGAATGCCGATCAAATTGCCGTCTTAGATAAAGGCGAAGTGATGGAAATAGGAACTCACCAAGAATTATTGGAGAAAGAAGGATTATATCATCGTCTCCATTCCATGCAATTTTCAGAAACACAAGAGGCAGAATCTACGGGACAGACAAGGGTTGACTATGAAACCCTATCTAAAGCATCCTATGAAGCCAGAACTCAACTCAATTCCATGATTGGTTCTTTAAGATTACTAGCTGATGAGATTGTCGATACACCAGAAGAACAATTAGAATTGACCGAAGAAGCCTACCGTTCAGCCATTAATTTGCTCAGAACCTTTGAAATTTTTGAAAATAAATTGAGATAA
- a CDS encoding glycosyltransferase family 4 protein produces METKSSPLKISILVSDLSQAGAGRWGGAVRTFLLAQALTQLGHEVEILGFSFGEPPDLSQSKYPMVCVPGVNYPHFFRSAQTLLQAIQGNILYALRPKPTSFGLALLKKLQRRCPVILDIDDWELSWHGGDQWRYRPSLKQFGRDILKPEGALRMPDHPLYLKWMENQVSLADAVTVHTRFLQDRFGGVYVPNGKDTTLFNPQNYNPEVSRERYGLSDYRVLMFPGAPRPYKGIEDVLLALDQLNQPDLRVVIIGGSPYDDYDRRLQERWGRWIIQIPKLPYEKMPEVVSAAHVVVVPQRNTPAALAQFPLKLTDAMAMAKPVLASNVGDLPEILGGTGYLVDPESPDQIAHQIKTIFNDLDLANEQGHKSRERCIADYSIQSMSKSLENVLYRL; encoded by the coding sequence ATGGAGACCAAATCGAGTCCATTGAAGATTTCTATACTCGTCAGCGACCTCTCACAAGCTGGGGCTGGCCGTTGGGGAGGAGCTGTCCGCACCTTTCTATTAGCCCAAGCTTTAACTCAATTAGGCCATGAAGTAGAAATCCTCGGATTTAGTTTTGGTGAACCTCCAGATCTCTCTCAATCTAAGTATCCCATGGTTTGTGTGCCAGGGGTCAACTATCCCCATTTTTTCCGCTCCGCCCAAACCCTACTCCAAGCGATTCAAGGAAATATTTTATACGCCCTAAGACCCAAGCCTACCAGTTTTGGTTTAGCCCTACTGAAAAAATTACAACGCCGTTGCCCCGTGATTTTAGACATTGATGATTGGGAATTGAGTTGGCATGGGGGAGACCAATGGCGCTATCGTCCCAGCTTAAAACAGTTTGGCCGAGACATTCTCAAGCCAGAAGGAGCGCTGAGAATGCCCGATCATCCCCTGTATCTCAAATGGATGGAAAATCAAGTCTCTTTAGCCGATGCAGTAACCGTTCATACCCGATTTTTGCAGGATCGTTTTGGCGGAGTTTATGTCCCCAATGGTAAAGATACCACTCTATTTAATCCCCAGAATTATAATCCCGAAGTTTCCAGAGAGCGCTACGGACTCTCAGACTATCGAGTGCTAATGTTTCCCGGAGCGCCAAGACCCTATAAAGGCATTGAGGATGTTTTACTGGCGTTAGATCAACTCAATCAACCAGATTTGCGAGTCGTCATTATTGGTGGAAGTCCCTATGATGATTACGACCGCCGCTTGCAAGAACGATGGGGACGTTGGATAATTCAGATTCCCAAACTGCCCTATGAGAAAATGCCGGAGGTCGTGTCTGCGGCCCATGTGGTCGTTGTTCCCCAACGGAATACCCCCGCAGCGTTAGCCCAATTTCCATTAAAATTAACCGATGCTATGGCCATGGCTAAACCGGTTTTAGCCTCTAATGTGGGAGATTTACCAGAGATTTTAGGAGGGACAGGATATTTAGTCGATCCGGAGTCCCCCGATCAGATTGCGCATCAGATTAAGACGATTTTTAACGATCTAGATTTAGCCAATGAACAAGGTCACAAAAGTCGTGAAAGATGTATAGCAGACTACAGTATTCAATCCATGTCAAAAAGTTTAGAAAATGTGCTTTATCGACTTTGA